In the Primulina eburnea isolate SZY01 chromosome 15, ASM2296580v1, whole genome shotgun sequence genome, ATTATGTGCATTTTATTGAGACATCGAGCCAGTTTCACTTTATTTCCTCCAATATTATCTCAATATATTTCGAGGTGATACGAGAttgtttttgtctctttttttaGTCAAAGTGTCTAACCAGCTAATTCATAACCTATATGATGTAGCATAGAAAACTCTTTGTCAAGTAAATTCACTTAGCCaaatattgaaattcaaataaaattctacaatatttcatcaaattaattttgactatcgtaaaatgctcatgaaatctaaatgattatattattagatgagatattgaataaaacaaatactttgacatatattagaatgatatctcatatgcatattttaattacattattcgtatctattctcaagatttttaaaatacaataaataattttgtatgTCGTTCTAcaagataaaatattataaaacaaaatataaactcgctagaagaaaatttgttttgtttcaatgaataatataatattatgttctaaacgcaacaaatgagattgaaactatatcatcctcatgacatgatgcacgcaatcattattgcaaagcttccaaaaaatgacgatcaaagatgattttcttgaattgtgtcaaattaaacgaggacacaattctaagatatagtcatttgaagagatttcaagtaATTTTTCTCACAGTGATTGAGAAATAGTTGTTGAAAATTTATTAATCTTATAGCTATAGACGATCAGATATTTGCTGAGCATACCAAAATAGTTATATGcatattataacaaactacgacaaaGACAGGGGCGGATCCACTGTAGGGCCGGAGGGGGCCACGGCCCccctgaatttttttaattttttttttactatgtaagatatattttattatttagtatatataatatttgacccatcaaaattttaagtatctatAATTAGTCTAATGGTTAAAGACTTTCGAGGTTTACACGTATGGTCCATGTTTAATTCTTTTTATACGCTGTTTTTTGACATTGttctgcaattttttttttgaaaacctaAATAACGGGCTTTTACAAAGTCCCAACTTAAAACCTTTATAGTTGGTTAATACAAACACAATCAAGAAAGCCATTTGAAATAATAACCTTTTGCAAAACATCTGCTATATTGTCGACTGACGAGTGAAATATTGTGGGACGCGAGTTCGGAGACACATCAGAAGGAAAGACAAGGATTCTTGGAATTTTTTCTACGTTCAGGAATTGAGGTAGACCGGGCCCCCCAAACATATCATTCGGGATCCGCCCCTGGACAAAGAGTTGTTGAGTtgtcaaaatcaaccaagaaacatattggaaagtgtgtcaagtggataagataatttctctgattcatataccgtctatggtcatgattttttattttttatggcttagtttgtttcatttgataaatgttattaaccatgttttaattcatttaaatattatcatAATTTTGTACATATATTTTCTAGCAGTTTAGGTttttacgtgcaacgcacgtgcatttttctagttatacaaaatttacatataatttttttcaaaaaaaattgggcCTGTAGCCCGGGTACAAGCTAATGTCCCTCCGCCCCTGTCTGTCTTAGGCTATGTCAGACAACTGTTTGAAGGTTTCTCCTTCCCAGAGTCTCAGAGAGGCACTAAACTGTATGTGTGATGGTCAACAGAAGTGTGTCCTTGTTGTTGATGCTGATGATTATTTGGAAGGGATTTTAACTTATGGTGACATTAAACGATGGCTGTTCAATCGTTCTGGTGACCCTTCCTCCTGGAGCACAATGGATGTATGTTTTTGTAATATGCTAATTATCTTCTTAAATATCTTATGGGCATGTTAAATACAATTTATTGTACAGATTTTCCTGTGTGGAAAATATAGAAAATTTGTTGGTCCTCGTTTATTTGCTATGTGCTGTACTGTGAATTCTTTTGTAGGTAGATACATGCAATGTCTCTTCCATGTTTACACGTGGGATAAGTTATCACGGACAAGAACGTGGACTTCTGACGTGCTACCCAGGTACTGATCTTGCAATGGCTAAGCAGCTAATGGAGACAAAAGGAATAAAACATTTACCGGTGTTGAAATGGCCTAAAGatgctttaaaagaaaaaaGGCGCAGGGTTGTGGCTGTTCTTTATTACGATTCGATCTGGATTTGTCTAAGGTACTTGCTAGTTTATTCTATATTTTCCATCATTTCATTGTCCTGTTTCTTTTGGCATGCAGACCTCTCTTCCATACTTGAACTGGAACTTGTTTCCAATTTATCCCGTGATATGTGCTCTTTATTGTTAAAACACGTTCCTATAAGTTTCCATTCAAGATGCTTTGATgggtttaatttatttatatttatttccttGTATTTCTCATAATCGTGTGTAGAGATGTGATAATTCACAGGAAGTCACTCAACCAGCAACAAGAAGATGATTCCGGGATATGATCGTCGTAAATGGTCGTCAATGACGGTGATGCCAATAATAGCCAGATCTCGACATTTTCTTCACCAGGCCCGGTGAGTTTCTTTTGTAGAAATTGCTTACCTACTGGGATTTTGTATCACAAAATTGTATGGCAGGGGGACATCCTTCTCTCTACACTTCCCTTAAAAGTAATTTAGCCTCACAGTTGGAAAAATAAAGACATTTTACTGTTAGCTAGGAACTTGTAAGAGTTTTAGGGTCACGGAACTTTTCTTGGAATTAGCCTTTGTAGTGTTTTATGCTCTTAATTGTTGGAAATAACGTATGCTCTTAATACCATATGCCAGGTATGTaattttcttctttcttctaTAAATTAAGTTCATTATTGGAAGAAATTGTATTGCGTTGCTTAGATTTTTACCTGATCCAATGCACTTCTCATTATCTAAGTGAGACACGGATAAATCATAAATCTTAAAATTCTGTTGTATCTAATTCATATTAatagtttcaaaattttaaatatcacaTTCTATTTAAAAGTTCTATATTCATTTAAaaacatatattataaaaaataaaatcaaacgcACCATATTCTTAATAATCTGAAAACACgtaaaattttgtaattttattataaataaaatcaaaagcACCAAGTTCGACATTCCTTCAACGAATGAAGACACTTCAGGCTGTCCATTGAACTTTTGACGAAGATTTCAAGAGACAAAAGCTCGTTTTCTTCATGACAACTGTTCTAGTTGTGTTTTCACATATATAATTTGCATAAACTTTAGGGCCTTTATATGAGGATAATacgaaagaaaacacatttttAGATAAAAGCAGCTCGACCACCCCTCCGGCTGTGTCTATCATAAGCAGTGTTGAATTTGTCAACCAGCTCGTTCATCGTGCTGCCAAAAAACCAAAAACAATAAAGTTAGATGAATGAGGCTTTTACATGCCACAAGGTGAATCGGTTCTAAGTAGATGAAGAACAAGATTTGATGGATCAAATGTCAAGAAACCTTTAACTGCAGATGCCAATCAGTGTATCAGGCATCTATAACTCCACTTCCAATTCAACATCAATATACCAACAAAATACTCAATAAGAAAAGTACCAGGATGAGAGACATACCTGGAACAATTGGTGAACATGGCAAGGTACGTTATCAATAAAGTATCGTTATATTCCTGGAATTCATAAAACTGAATCAAATTTGGatcataaaataaatagaaGAAACTATTTCATGCATGCATAGATGTCATGCAAGCCAACAGACCAGATTTACTGCAACATTTCTAATATTTTCAAACAGATGATTTCTCCCAAAATTCTAAGAGAATGGAGAGCACAAATGCTGGCAAATTTTAATATTAGGAAACCAAATTCCCGGAGCACTGACCATCAAGAAATCGTCTTGAAATTTTTCAGATTCAATGGCCGGTAATCGTCTCAGTAGACTGGATACTTGCCTCAGCAAAGAATTCTCCGATGGGATTTCCCCTGAAAGCATCAGCAATGCTAGTGAACACAACTAATAAAAATTGTAATTCAAAGATAGTAATAGGAATCCATCTCATGCACTCAGTAGTCTCAATGGTTATCTATCTAATACCTATACACATCAATTGAGTATGATAAAAACTGAACCTCTCATCAAACCAATGTTGAGAAAAAAAACTAAGCTAGTCTACGCTTTCTTCATTCTGGAAGTTATTTTTTTTCTATTGATTACCTCTCAATCAATAACTTCATTCTGGAAGTTATTGATATAGAACATATAAGGATTCGGAATTTCTCTATTAGACTCTTCTCATGCTtcagaaaaataataaaaatatatagagAAGAACACCAAAACATCGTATACAATTATTATAACTGAAATTCATTGGTAAAACAAGTTAGGTGTATAGAACGTACAAACTTTCAAGAGCGGATAGTGGTATTTCAGATGATAAATACTTGTGTTCACGTAATCCTTTATGTTCTTTTTCAAGTCATATACAACACATCATAAACAATAAGAGAAAAATAACCACATATACCTTTTTGCATGGCGAGAAGATAGTGATGGAGGACTCTGATTCTACTATGCAGCATCTTGATTGCACTGTGTATGCCAGTAAGGTGAGCAGCCACTACATAAAAAGGTAATCGTAAACCCTGTATGCTAGTGAGTCGTGGAGGAGTGACAACTATCATTTCAAGGTAGAGGGAGGGACTACGTCGAATTTTGGAAATTATCAGAAAGAAAACACTCACATTGAGTTGCAGCTGAACCTCCATCTGACGGTTTTAGATGGGCTACATGATCAACCGATATTCTCTCTGCTTCTACTGTCTGCAAGCACAAAAAAGACAGACAGTTTCATATAGTCTATTGCTTGCTCGAAACATGAccaaaaaaaggaaagaaaacaaAACATACCTCTATGGTGTAACTTGACCGAACAAATATAAGCTGGGGGATGTTATCAATGACATGCAACTCTTGAATGACAATAATTCATCAGGAGAGGGAAGAAAGAGATAGAAGCTTAGTGTCAGATAAACTCTGTGACTGAAGTATGGTAAAAAAGCAACCAAACAGACGTAACAACAATGTAGTTCATCTTTTGGATGGAATTCTCTATTACAGTAAAACCACACAAAGTAGAGATACTGCTTCAGTTGCCAACAACAAGGCAATGGTTTCCTAAAACAATAATAAAGGAAAAGATAATATTGTTTCCTCCCAGGCTTCTTGACTGAAATGCAAATGGCTCAAGAACCAGGATTACATACATGAATGAGAATATTCATACACCCAGCTGAATATATGTTTGCATCATTTACATCTTAACAAATCTAGATTATTTTCATTGCCTACTCAAAAAAAATAGTCTGCAAAGAGTTCTATCCCACAATgttaaaatttcaaatgataaaagataGGTCTTTCTACAAAGGAAGAACGATGAAACAGAACCAAGAAAAGTCACATGAGAAGATTACAGTTAAAACATGGTGAGAAGCACTGAAAGAGCATATATAATGGATCTTATCAGAGGATATAGGTTTACAAGCACAATCCTGATAGAAGGATTAAATAAATTGCATAAAATGGATAAAATGCTGAACTTGGAAACCAAATAAATGGCAGGATGACGGGAACACATACCACTTTCAAAGATTGTAACAGGCAGATCCTTCTGCGCAGGATTAATTGAAGGATTGATAAGAACATAAACAGGGCTCTCGTTGATATCCATCAACTGTTAAACACAAGAGGTTACTTGTTAGAGTCACAGAACTAGTACAACTTTTGTTAATATAGCATTTGTTAATATAGCACCACAGAAACGATGATGAAATGTGTCAACTGCCTCAAAAATAGAAGCAACAGTTTAACAACATACTCGGGAACCATCTGTGGTTTGGATGTGAATAATTGATGACTATCAGGGAAACTTAACTATGGTATTTTCTCATCAATACTTGTTTGTGCAAGTCCACGACAGGACAGATAGACCCTTTAAAGTACATCAAGATTTTCCACATGCCATTTTTCTCTTTGTAACACATTAAGGCTCTCCAAACTATTATAGGCTAATATGAAGCTATTCAACGGGAAAGCTGAATGAATCTTTGTGGAGCTGACAAACAATGAGACAGACTCACAGCTTTATGAATAATCATATCGGATTCTTGAGCATCGCTCCCAGTCGAGTACCATCCTAGAACATAAAAATGCGGAAATACCTTCTTATCTGCTCAGTAGACATCAAGCATAATTATTTTCAGCTCCTTCTACCCATATAATTAAAAACACAAGAAAAGAAGTAAAAAAACATACAAAGCTCTTGCTTTTTCTCGAGAAAAGCGCGGTCGAGGGAGTAGGTGGAGTCGTCATAGAGAAGCTCGAAGCTGTTGAAGATCTCCACCGTCCGGCCGCGCTGGACACCGATTACACAACCAAAAACTCGCGGCGGGGGGTTAGGTTGCGGCGACGAGTTGTCGACTCCGTTGGGCGCGGGAGCAGACTGTGacttgatccgagtaaagtgatCGGAGATGTTGACAATGACGAGCGGATGGAGCTTGAATGTGAGGCCGCTGCTGGAAGACGACGCCATCTTCTCCCTCGATCTAAGCTTGAATCTCCACAGCTCTCCCCTGCTTTTCGAATTTCTCAGTGAAACCTAGGGTTCAAATAGCTTTACCCTTTCcctttattttttattagaaataatttttattaataatttaatattatttgatcaaattaaaaataataataatacatattaATGTGTACATCTTTTAttaatttgatatcaaatatttattcatATACGATAAATATTTGTGTGAAATACAATAAGATTAAATTTACTGATTTTTTAAAGGTAAATGCTTGATGGAATAACTTGATTAGAGAAATGATTCGAATGATGAACGAGAGTAAGTAGAAAATCACATTTTAATGCTTCTTCAATAACAAGTAGTCGTGTGAACGGGATATGTCTATATATTATTTCACAAAAAATTATGTGGTACGGTTTAACGGTTAATGTATTAAACAAATGTTCTATTTAGGTTACTcgtagaaaaatattattttttatctcaaaaatattattttacgtTGTAAATATAAATAAGGTTTTTTCACACAAATAAAAATCTATGAAACTGATTCACAATAGACATGCtcaaattattttatgcatataataattttgatattaaGAGTGAAAATTTGGACGTGTCAAAATTAAAaactataaaaatattatttttatcaaattttttaaaagaggtatgataattttttattttaaaaatccattATCTTATATCATGTAGatcataaatttaattttatgttctgggtgtttatttaaattttatttctttgtaCTATATTTTTACATTATCCGGtggattaataataattattaaataaaataaataatataaaagaaaaagaaaaagaaagagcATGGTACAGATGAAAACCCCGGAACCGCTTTCATTCATCACCCGCAGATAACAGACAGAAACCTCCCATACCTTTCTTTATTTTCCCGCGGAAGCcttttcatttcatttaatctCTGTTGAACAGTAAGAAAAAAAGGCGGTGCAGAGGAATGGCGATGCGGGAGCTAGTCACTGGTGGCGCCGCCTGTGCTGTGCCGGGCTCTTCTTCTTCATCCAATCCTTTCGGTGCTCTCGCCAACGTTCTCGTTGGTTCATCCTCCAAGACCCAGGTTTTCTATTACACAGTCTCACCGCCTCACCGAAGATTTTGGGGCATGATTGATTTTTCTTGTTCGCTTTCAAGTTATCTGATAAAATTGGTGGATAGGACTGACAAGTATTGCTTTGGGGACAGCGTGGGTTTACCTGATATATTCTTATTTATGATCTGACGGAAACCTCTAAAACTTTCTAACTTGGGTTGGGTATTGAAATTGAGATggctgatattttttttttatattctgactgataataataataactacaCGAGGATCGTTTGTCGATAATCTGGTGCAAATtctttttctatatattttccCGTCGTTTTGGATAATAAAAGCTGAAACCAGATATTGTCTGCTAACGGTTTTCACTCATCCATTGTGGTGTTTTGGTTCTATATCTTTTATGTTCTCTGGAACTGATATACTTTCTTTTGGAACATTCCATAATTTTGAGATATCTGACTTTGTTGCTAAACAGGAAAGGTTGCGAGAGATTCCCACTGCAGCCACTACAATACCTGATGGCAATTTGTATGCGGGAGTGGGGGAGCCCCTTGAAGCTGTTCCTGGATCAGAGCTCGAACATACCCTGCATCCTAATGCACAGGTTgacatttttattttctataGGTATGTGCTTTGTTGATATACTGGATGACCATCCCATTATCTTCCTGTAGGGTGCAGACTTTTTTCAAGGATTCCATTCTGTGGATCAAAATAGATTTTCTGATACGTGGGATGAGATGCAGAGGCCACCTCAAATTCCCCTTTTTCAAGGCAGGGATGGTGTAACCAACTTTCCTTTGGAACGACCTCAGCTTCAACCTGATTTTAATGGTGAATATGACTGTTATTTGCTACTGTTTCAGGGGTCATGACGCTGATTGtcgttttttttatgttttttttaaacaaagatCTTGAATTTTCAGAAAACATGTCGTGTAGCACATTTCTTCCTATTTTCCAACCTTCTCAAGTTTTCCCACaacaacatttttcatttcagatttctgaTACATTTTGAAGTTCCTCACAGTGTTCTAATTCTGATAACGATGTTTGATTATGGTAGGATAATGATTTCTAGTATTTTTAGGTTGACTACAATTCAAGCCAGAAGTCTCGATGATAACTTTCACATTTGTGACAAGCTATTATCTTGCAGGGCCACCTCAAAGAGTGTTGTCAAATTTTTTGCACTCATTTATTCACAGCAATCATGGTGGCATACCTTTTCGCCCGGCTTCTCTTCCAGTTTTAGGATTGTCTGAAGGTGACAAGCAATGCATACGTGATCGTAGCAGTATCATGGCTCGCCATCTTTTTGCTGATAAGAGTGAAGACTTTATTCATGCACAGGTTATATTCATAATACATCATTATTTATGGAAGTTGTAAGACGTCATACAATAAAGTTACCATGGTTTTGTTATTCTTAGTAATTCAAAAGTTTGTTGTCCATTGCAGTTAATTTTGTTTTGCATCCATTCCGTGCCGATTCCTCTTTGACCACTCCGATCATGAGTTACCAGTTTCTAATTACCCTCATTGTCGTTTGATTTGCACTATATCTTTGTGGGCAATTATGTACATCTTTTGTCAGTGTAGAATGAATTTTCTTTTGGAATTCCTGAAAATCAAATCAGTCAAGTCAAACAAACACACATATATACATCCTCAATCGGTAATGGACAAGCACCTACATAAGTATAATGATGTGATCGTATGGCACCAAATCAGAGAGAACGTCAACTTTTTCATTGAGCTGAAATGACATCATG is a window encoding:
- the LOC140814509 gene encoding COP9 signalosome complex subunit 6a-like, which translates into the protein MASSSSSGLTFKLHPLVIVNISDHFTRIKSQSAPAPNGVDNSSPQPNPPPRVFGCVIGVQRGRTVEIFNSFELLYDDSTYSLDRAFLEKKQELYKKVFPHFYVLGWYSTGSDAQESDMIIHKALMDINESPVYVLINPSINPAQKDLPVTIFESELHVIDNIPQLIFVRSSYTIETVEAERISVDHVAHLKPSDGGSAATQLAAHLTGIHSAIKMLHSRIRVLHHYLLAMQKGEIPSENSLLRQVSSLLRRLPAIESEKFQDDFLMEYNDTLLITYLAMFTNCSSTMNELVDKFNTAYDRHSRRGGRAAFI
- the LOC140814763 gene encoding chloride channel protein CLC-f-like, which gives rise to MSDNCLKVSPSQSLREALNCMCDGQQKCVLVVDADDYLEGILTYGDIKRWLFNRSGDPSSWSTMDVDTCNVSSMFTRGISYHGQERGLLTCYPGTDLAMAKQLMETKGIKHLPVLKWPKDALKEKRRRVVAVLYYDSIWICLRDVIIHRKSLNQQQEDDSGI